One part of the Coturnix japonica isolate 7356 linkage group LGE22C19W28_E50C23, Coturnix japonica 2.1, whole genome shotgun sequence genome encodes these proteins:
- the KRT8 gene encoding keratin, type II cytoskeletal 8 isoform X1 — MAVGFYREGQTGGGPKEPLALSRYPEGHGWDGGTTTATGMKGCAGDTAVQTRAEDTRKSVRSSSAVPIRSFSSRSFTAGPAVRMSSASAFGTLSGSRFGVGGLQRGPVAVPGGGITAVTVNQSLLTPLNLEIDPNIQQVRKEEKEQIKTLNNRFASFIDKVRFLEQQNKMLETKWSLLQSQQPQRSDLRGLFEGYIETLRRQLEGLGQERLRLEAELGSMQGLVEDFKNKYEEEINHRTEKENEFVLLKKDVDEAYMSKVELESRLESLTDEINFLRQLYDEELREMQSQISDTSVVLSMDNNRSLDLDSIIAEVKAQYEDIANRSRLEAETWYQSKYEELKTTAGKHGDDLRTTRSEISELNRMIQRIQAEIEVLKNQRATLETAIAEAEERGEMALKDARAKLSELEAALQKAKQDLARQLREYQELMNVKLALDIEIATYRKLLEGEESRLESGMQNLSIHTRTTGYSGGFGGGFGSSFSTGYTVTPPALESAAVPKSRAIVIKKIETRDGKLVSECADVLTN, encoded by the exons ATGGCGGTGGGGTTTTATAGGGAGGGCCAGACAGGAGGCGGCCCCAAAGAGCCGTTGGCCCTAAGCCGATACCCAGAAG GACATGGATGGGATGGTGGGACCACCACTGCCACAGGGATGAAGGGATGTGCTGgggacacagcagtgcagacaAGGGCTGAGGACACGAG GAAATCTGTGCGGAGCAGCTCGGCCGTCCCGATCCGATCTTTCAGCTCCCGTTCCTTCACTGCTGGCCCCGCCGTCAGGATGAGCTCAGCCTCAGCCTTTGGCACCCTCAGTGGGAGCCGTTTTGGGGTCGGGGGGCTGCAGCGGGGCCCCGTGGCTGTGCCTGGGGGTGGCATCACAGCCGTCACCGTCAACCAGAGCCTCCTGACCCCCCTCAACTTGGAGATCGACCCCAACATCCAGCAGGTGCgcaaggaggagaaggaacAGATCAAGACCCTCAACAACCGCTTTGCTTCCTTCATCGACAAG gTCCGGTTCctggagcagcagaacaagatGTTGGAGACCAAATGGAGTCTCCTGCAGTCTCAGCAGCCACAACGCAGCGACCTGCGGGGGCTCTTTGAGGGCTACATAGAGACCCTGAGGAGGCAGCTGGAGGGGCTGGGCCAGGAGAGGCTGAGGCTGGAGGCTGAGCTGGGCAGCATGCAGGGCCTGGTGGAGGACTTCAAGAACAA GTACGAGGAGGAGATCAATCACCgcactgagaaggaaaatgagtttgtgctgctgaaaaag GATGTGGATGAAGCATACATGAGCAAAGTGGAGCTGGAGTCACGGCTGGAGAGTCTGACAGATGAGATCAACTTCCTGCGGCAGCTCTATGATGAG GAGCTGCGGGAGATGCAGTCGCAGATCTCCGACACCTCCGTGGTGCTTTCCATGGACAACAATCGCAGCCTGGACCTGGACAGCATCATTGCTGAGGTGAAGGCACAGTATGAGGACATCGCCAACCGCAGCAGGCTGGAGGCTGAGACCTGGTACCAGAGCAag TACGAGGAGCTGAAGACGACGGCCGGCAAACACGGCGACGACCTGCGCACCACCCGCAGCGAGATCAGCGAGCTCAACCGGATGATCCAGAGGATCCAGGCTGAGATCGAGGTGCTCAAGAACCAG CGAGCCACCCTGGAGACGGCCATCGCAGAGGCAGAGGAACGTGGGGAGATGGCCCTGAAGGACGCCAGAGCCAAACTGTCTGAACtggaggctgctctgcagaaggcaAAGCAGGACCTGGCCCGGCAGCTGCGTGAGTACCAGGAGCTGATGAACGTCAAGCTGGCCCTGGACATTGAGATTGCGACCTacaggaagctgctggaggGCGAGGAGAGCAG GTTGGAGTCAGGAATGCAGAACCTCAGCATCCACACTCGGACCACAGGATACTCAG GAGGATTTGGGGGGGGCTTTGGGAGCTCCTTCTCCACAGGTTACACCGTGACCCCCCCAGCGCTGGAGAGTGCAGCTGTCCCCAAATCTCGTGCCATCGTCATCAAGAAGATCGAGACCCGCGATGGCAAACTGGTGTCGGAATGTGCTGATGTCCTCACCAACTGA
- the KRT8 gene encoding keratin, type II cytoskeletal 8 isoform X2, whose product MSVTITRKSVRSSSAVPIRSFSSRSFTAGPAVRMSSASAFGTLSGSRFGVGGLQRGPVAVPGGGITAVTVNQSLLTPLNLEIDPNIQQVRKEEKEQIKTLNNRFASFIDKVRFLEQQNKMLETKWSLLQSQQPQRSDLRGLFEGYIETLRRQLEGLGQERLRLEAELGSMQGLVEDFKNKYEEEINHRTEKENEFVLLKKDVDEAYMSKVELESRLESLTDEINFLRQLYDEELREMQSQISDTSVVLSMDNNRSLDLDSIIAEVKAQYEDIANRSRLEAETWYQSKYEELKTTAGKHGDDLRTTRSEISELNRMIQRIQAEIEVLKNQRATLETAIAEAEERGEMALKDARAKLSELEAALQKAKQDLARQLREYQELMNVKLALDIEIATYRKLLEGEESRLESGMQNLSIHTRTTGYSGGFGGGFGSSFSTGYTVTPPALESAAVPKSRAIVIKKIETRDGKLVSECADVLTN is encoded by the exons ATGTCTGTCACCATCACCAGGAAATCTGTGCGGAGCAGCTCGGCCGTCCCGATCCGATCTTTCAGCTCCCGTTCCTTCACTGCTGGCCCCGCCGTCAGGATGAGCTCAGCCTCAGCCTTTGGCACCCTCAGTGGGAGCCGTTTTGGGGTCGGGGGGCTGCAGCGGGGCCCCGTGGCTGTGCCTGGGGGTGGCATCACAGCCGTCACCGTCAACCAGAGCCTCCTGACCCCCCTCAACTTGGAGATCGACCCCAACATCCAGCAGGTGCgcaaggaggagaaggaacAGATCAAGACCCTCAACAACCGCTTTGCTTCCTTCATCGACAAG gTCCGGTTCctggagcagcagaacaagatGTTGGAGACCAAATGGAGTCTCCTGCAGTCTCAGCAGCCACAACGCAGCGACCTGCGGGGGCTCTTTGAGGGCTACATAGAGACCCTGAGGAGGCAGCTGGAGGGGCTGGGCCAGGAGAGGCTGAGGCTGGAGGCTGAGCTGGGCAGCATGCAGGGCCTGGTGGAGGACTTCAAGAACAA GTACGAGGAGGAGATCAATCACCgcactgagaaggaaaatgagtttgtgctgctgaaaaag GATGTGGATGAAGCATACATGAGCAAAGTGGAGCTGGAGTCACGGCTGGAGAGTCTGACAGATGAGATCAACTTCCTGCGGCAGCTCTATGATGAG GAGCTGCGGGAGATGCAGTCGCAGATCTCCGACACCTCCGTGGTGCTTTCCATGGACAACAATCGCAGCCTGGACCTGGACAGCATCATTGCTGAGGTGAAGGCACAGTATGAGGACATCGCCAACCGCAGCAGGCTGGAGGCTGAGACCTGGTACCAGAGCAag TACGAGGAGCTGAAGACGACGGCCGGCAAACACGGCGACGACCTGCGCACCACCCGCAGCGAGATCAGCGAGCTCAACCGGATGATCCAGAGGATCCAGGCTGAGATCGAGGTGCTCAAGAACCAG CGAGCCACCCTGGAGACGGCCATCGCAGAGGCAGAGGAACGTGGGGAGATGGCCCTGAAGGACGCCAGAGCCAAACTGTCTGAACtggaggctgctctgcagaaggcaAAGCAGGACCTGGCCCGGCAGCTGCGTGAGTACCAGGAGCTGATGAACGTCAAGCTGGCCCTGGACATTGAGATTGCGACCTacaggaagctgctggaggGCGAGGAGAGCAG GTTGGAGTCAGGAATGCAGAACCTCAGCATCCACACTCGGACCACAGGATACTCAG GAGGATTTGGGGGGGGCTTTGGGAGCTCCTTCTCCACAGGTTACACCGTGACCCCCCCAGCGCTGGAGAGTGCAGCTGTCCCCAAATCTCGTGCCATCGTCATCAAGAAGATCGAGACCCGCGATGGCAAACTGGTGTCGGAATGTGCTGATGTCCTCACCAACTGA